The proteins below come from a single Sphingomicrobium sediminis genomic window:
- a CDS encoding DNA gyrase inhibitor YacG yields the protein MPTKSQTCPVCAKPSAKAYRPFCSRGCKDRDLLNWLGDGYRIPGPPAVQEGVDSDGEGG from the coding sequence ATGCCCACTAAGTCCCAGACATGCCCCGTTTGCGCCAAGCCTTCGGCCAAGGCGTATCGCCCCTTCTGCTCTCGCGGGTGCAAGGATCGCGACCTCTTGAACTGGCTTGGCGACGGCTATCGCATTCCCGGTCCGCCCGCAGTGCAAGAAGGGGTGGACAGCGACGGCGAGGGCGGTTAG
- a CDS encoding NAD(P)/FAD-dependent oxidoreductase: MNIAIIGAGMAGLSCAHALMRAGHDVRLFDKGRGPGGRMSTRRTVQDGETLRFDHGAQYFTVRDPKFAATVAEWEEAGIAARWPVAGEDAFVGTPAMNAPVKTLAEAADVQFATRIDTANTSDGSWILSDMEQPFDALIIAVPAEQAAEVAAPLHADFAKIAVETVSDPCWTVMASFADRLPHADILREQGAIGWAARDSAKPGRAPGERWVIQATPRWSRDHIEASPEDIAPELLSHFAAAIGVPLPDPTFLTAHRWRFARSGNSGDRFLWDEEIKLGLCGDWLAGPRVEAAWLSGLALAEAIG; this comes from the coding sequence ATGAATATCGCGATCATCGGTGCCGGCATGGCCGGGCTCTCCTGCGCGCACGCGCTGATGCGGGCCGGTCATGATGTGCGGCTGTTCGACAAGGGGCGCGGCCCCGGTGGACGCATGTCGACGCGCCGCACGGTGCAGGATGGCGAGACGCTGCGCTTCGATCATGGCGCGCAATATTTCACCGTCCGCGACCCGAAATTTGCCGCGACAGTCGCTGAGTGGGAAGAGGCCGGCATTGCGGCGCGCTGGCCGGTCGCCGGCGAGGACGCCTTTGTCGGCACCCCCGCAATGAATGCGCCCGTCAAAACCCTCGCCGAAGCGGCAGACGTCCAATTCGCGACCCGCATCGACACTGCCAACACGAGCGATGGCAGCTGGATTCTGTCGGACATGGAGCAGCCTTTCGATGCCCTTATAATCGCCGTACCCGCCGAACAGGCGGCCGAGGTGGCTGCACCGCTTCATGCCGACTTCGCGAAGATTGCTGTCGAAACCGTGTCCGACCCCTGCTGGACAGTGATGGCCAGTTTCGCCGACCGCCTGCCTCACGCCGATATTCTGCGCGAACAGGGTGCCATCGGTTGGGCGGCGCGCGACAGTGCCAAACCCGGCCGCGCGCCCGGCGAGCGCTGGGTGATCCAGGCGACGCCCCGATGGTCGCGCGATCATATCGAGGCCTCGCCCGAGGATATCGCGCCGGAATTGCTTAGCCACTTTGCCGCTGCGATCGGCGTGCCGCTTCCCGACCCCACCTTCCTCACCGCGCATCGCTGGCGTTTCGCCCGGTCGGGCAATAGCGGCGACCGATTCCTCTGGGACGAAGAGATCAAGCTTGGCTTGTGCGGGGACTGGCTTGCAGGGCCGCGCGTCGAGGCCGCTTGGCTGTCGGGACTGGCGCTGGCAGAGGCGATCGGATGA
- a CDS encoding thiol-disulfide oxidoreductase DCC family protein, whose product MSKLTIWYDGACPLCRREIAFMRRLDRRGRIHFHDIAADEDPSCPVDRADLLDRFHARENGRLYHGAQAFAAMWRAIPWLWPFGQLARLPIISHLLELAYRGFLRLRPRLVGWLGGREA is encoded by the coding sequence ATGAGCAAGCTGACGATTTGGTATGACGGCGCCTGCCCGCTATGCCGGCGCGAGATCGCGTTCATGCGGAGGCTCGACCGGCGCGGCCGCATCCATTTTCACGACATCGCGGCTGACGAGGACCCGTCCTGCCCGGTCGATCGCGCGGACCTGCTCGATCGCTTCCACGCGCGGGAAAATGGTCGCCTCTATCACGGCGCACAGGCCTTTGCGGCGATGTGGCGCGCCATCCCCTGGCTGTGGCCATTCGGGCAACTGGCCCGCCTCCCGATCATCTCCCACCTGCTCGAGCTTGCCTACCGCGGGTTCCTCCGACTTCGTC